The Bombyx mori chromosome 4, ASM3026992v2 region gcttcgctcaggactttaacaaaaatttcaacgatatttgaagttgttttatttaaaaaaataaaagaacgcttattgtggcataactataatagtacaTATGTTGTATGACATATGtagtcgcgacactttttgtaaataataatgtgtgttctacaaagtcgtaatgcattattttattctattatcaatagttttcgcagggcacacgatgtaaagaatgttttaggtaatttttttacaccttgagttacattattgtattattggatttaatttttttcaaaaaagattatagccaaTGTTACttaggaatagtgtagcttccaaacagtgaaataatttttcaaatcggttcagtagtttcggagcctattcaatacaaacaaacaaacaaatatttcctctttataatattagtatagataactgtGTAAGgataattaaagctacttttacggcttaatttcgTTTCgcgtttctttttttaaaaattgtacaaGAATAACAGTGTTTACTTTTTAGCTGCCCTTCTCCGATCTTGAGGCACTTGCTCACAttccttcttctttttcttttcctcTACCAATTTCAACTTTCGTTGTATTGCATATTCCTTTTCTCGGTGCGCCGCCATGTGTTGGGATTTGTAAAcgcacaaatatttattttggcaCACTTCACATACTTCTTTGAATCGCTCCGTTTCCTGaagttgtaatataaaatattaagtcAAGACGTGAATGGGTTTAAGCTTTGCGACAAGTTAAGGATAATGTTTTGGCCTACATTTTCCACAGATCATAGGAAATAAAGAGAGTCAGCAAGAAAAACTCTGATAAAAGTTTCAATTTCATCGGAATGGCGGAACGGTTTccctcaaatcaaatcaaaaaaaaattattcaacataaatgaaagtacatacttgttgaacgtcaaaaagaactaccgccgattcacaaaaactagcctccgtcctcagaagaactggcaagaaactcagcaggcatgtcttttttttttaaatattagtatatttttttaatattacgttatttttaaatattcatttttacaatgagtattataacgtaacaattattgcaatattgaaatgctcggagcgagcaactcattcctaCTTTGCACAATTGttattatctagaagattgcacaatcttctagataatcattgactttatagtaagctttattgcacagatgttctttaatagttttcttaaacctatgtatgtgtaggttctgaacatcttgtgggattttgttgtccaggcgcacagacaaacatcCGAATGAATATCGTaacttatgtaacctactcatcggcacaacaagcttgtatTTGTTCTCCTTCAAACTTGATTGGACTGCACGGAGAAATAGACAACTGACGATgttacgtacgtacgtacgagCTAATAACGAGCGCTGCCTAGTCATATATGCATATCtgcgaattttgtttttatcgcACAATTCCTTCATCGCAAAAGTCGcgaggtaagtttttttttaacatttgaaATCTGCCAGAGTATTATAACCCCAGCACAGTAACATTATCCACACATTTTTCGATCCAcatttacaataataacaacaataaataacaacgcaaattacattttttcggctttcattattattacacaaCATGTTATTCGCTAATCGTtgaagtaattcgtgaacatGGGTAAAGTATGTATGACATAAGATTGGTacgtgcctgcgggattcaagcACTACCTAGTACAGTTGCACAACTcgatacttttatttttcaaattaaattttcccGTTTTAGGCAGACGATATATCTTGTTGACGATAATCatcgtcactcatggacatcaacaattcCAGGAGCACAGCCAGACCATCGTTGTCTGGTGAACTTACGTCATACCTACGGACGCTTCGTAATACACGACACCAGaattaattttatagtatactagctgtacccgtccgcttcgctgggcatttaaaattaatattattattactaacccccacaaagattctcatcattaacgtcccCGCAACTGATGTAAAGAGTcggacactcatataaatattaacctatccattaagtacatgtattttctacatggatactaagtttcaatcggatgcatggttcagtagttataacggaacatccgtaaaaaccactatagatttatattttagtatagatttgaTATAGAAATCGTAAAGGAAAAAATGACTGACGTTAGTCAATAAACAAATTACATTTAAGAAACTCACTTCTTCTGATTTACCACAAGTTAAAATATGAGCGTAGAATCCATAACACGAGGTCCTGCTTGTTCCGCAGTTCTTACAAACCAACTTGTGAATCTTACTGTACGCTTTAAGGCGAGATTCGACGGCATAAAAATTATTCAGGTCCTGAAACATAAAAGGGAGTGGCTCATATCacgaatttatatatatatggaccgtttattatgaaagtggtgtaagtccatttttgagaaaaatgagctatcacgtaattcatgcttaattgaatgtaaattttttatatataactagtccgtatttaatttctcaaaaaaatcccatgttttgtacaacttaaaatcggtcggtaaatgaaattgcataatcatcgattatgaaagtggtgtaagtccaattgacagaggtaggtggcatagccagaccccatatgatttgcctgtatttttaaatcaacaaatatagtaacctttaattttctcaaaacaaaagaaaatagacttacaccactttcaaaataaacggtccatattttaatacgtgaagcaaaaactttgtacccctttttacgaaagttgcgcggacggaggattatgaaatttcccacacttatagaggatatagagaacaagtgcagaatgttaatatttttttaaattaagtataaaaaatacattaaatcaataaaaaaaaacattacacaccctaccatgtatttgaaacaacacgcatgcatactatttgtttattgtcaaatttttcttattgcttatagtctgtggtcaaattgagaatatattaaatattgtttgtctttattaatatttgtttaaagtgtagtattggcgaaatctgtgattatagaagtattagtctttgacaatagagccataatagtgtacaaacttataatttcaattaattatcgtcgaatttcgactaccggacgACCACTAGTATATTAATCAATGATGTACCAACGCACGGCAATACGGcacgatatatgtatgtatgtatgtatgtatgtagaaaTATGATAACACTTACTAATGGAACGGAACCCTCTATCCAAGCTATGTTGTAATGCTCAGACATTGCGTGACTTTTCCAGTGAGCGTACATCACCTCTTTGGAGCAAATAGCGCACTGAACTACTGAATCTGAAAAAAAATGCAAGCAAAAAttgaaactatttatttaactgAATGCACAgaagtacaatggcggacttaatgcctgaggtATTCTCTATCAGTCAACCAAGAGTGGTGTAAagaatcctgtggtaggtgcataacttaatgtaaaaataaccaaactgataataatacttcatacatatacaaacacatacacggTATATATATAACCACATAAACAACGTacacaatattatatcataataggttttaattaggttttttttacaattttttttactcgTTTTGTGAGGTGAACGACCTCACGACCCACCAGCTAAAGAGCTGTTATCACAACCCCACAGACGTCACTTGAATGAATGTCTCCACTCACCTTAAGAcataaggtcgaaatctcaattacatTCAATTACATCGCACCCTTAAAAccctataatatatttttccgtTTGTACTTCGGACGCTTTACATACGTAATATTTTCATGTAATACTTCAATGTAGATTTATGTTTATAAAGACCCTAGAAATGTTACCTCCGTCTACATTCTCAAGGAACAGGTTCGATCCGCTGCACGTCTCAAAGTGTTGCTGATACGATTTCACGTATTTACGAACTAATCCACATTTCGAACACGTTAGACCGCCACACTCtctatttattttgtacaaaaattgCTGTACCTCCTCCTCGTTTTTTATATCCTGAAAACATCGGTTAAAAATCCGCTGTTTATGGTCATTCAGTTCTGAACCTTCCTCTTCCTCAATAAGAGCTAAATTACCTAAGCAATCATTCTAAGTTCATTGGTATTCCTAATATTAGTTTGAACATATTAATTTTCTGATGTATTCAGATTCTGAAATTTCATATTCTTTAGCTTTCAAATCTGAGCCTTAGCTAAGaccaatataatatatgttatgactactaaacaattacatttttatatcaTACTGCTATCTAATGTAAACATTAACTTAATTACTTTTTAGAGGACTTTaaaatttcactggtggtagaccgAGTTGTGAgccctatttctgcagtgaagcagtaatgcatttcggtgtaaagggtagggcagccgttatattttaaaactgaaacatagaacttatgtttcaagtttggtggcggcatttacgttgttgatgtctatgagctccggtaaccacttaacaccaagtaggccgtaaactcatccacacatctaagcaataaaaaaaatgtaagataAAGAAATTTTAATCTAACCAATATGATATTGCTacgttacatattttattatttaaaaccttACTAAAGGAGTTTCGCCTTCGACCCAAGCCAAATAGTCATGATACTTGAATATATGGAAGATCCACTTTTTTGCCTCCACTTCCTTGAAGCAAACTCCACAATTCAACGTTCCTGTCAACTTTGCGTTGTTCTTGGATTCTAGTGTAGAGTCAGAAAGGTCGAGGCTGACTTCTGATGCGTTCATGCCCAGGGAGGCGGCTATGCTAGCAaacttctgaaaaaaaaaatttttactatATTACCAGAGTCGTTTCTAAAGTTTTATTGTTGCGAGTACCTATCTGCACATCGAACAGATTGTGGTAGGAAACCCAGTTTACTCGGAGTTAGGAAATTGGGAAATTGCACACCATTAGAAAATTCAATTCACATTTCCATTTAAAATATGACCAAACATCATGTTACGTGAGACTCAACGTTAGGTATCACCTAACGAAGAGCAATAGGAGGAGCCATTTCCACTaaaaccaactaaaaaaaactgactGAACAAAACTtacgtaaatattcatttatatttttttattaagacgAAGGAACCCTTTATCTTTCTTCCGCCACCACATTACATACAAGTTACCTTCCAATTGAAAACCATTACCAATCACTACATAAACATATACGTAGTAAGCTGGGAGGTCTGTATAACACTTTGATAAGCTGTTAATatcaaattcatattttaataaaaaaaaaattgtaaaagaaGAGTATTGGAATATAGAACAAATTCGCAGAACATGGTTTTaccagttttaaaaaaaaactagggaaGTGTCATTAAAGCTCCGACTTTTTGCTGAGCGGGTTTTGAAGATTTTCAACATAACTAAGATTAATCTTCCGAGGAGTACTCTGAACAATTGTTTGAAGTGACCCCATCATCTCCAATTTAACATCGCACTACCCGCCATCAGAGCAGAATACATTAATGCCAACTGGAAGCACTACGCTCATCCGATCTCTGTTCAGAAGCCCATTAACACGTACCAACCGACTTTTGGAATGAAGCCAGGCTCAATTGTGCTTCTGACAttactgacatccatgagcattggtaaccattcaccatcaggtaggccgtatgctcattgATACGCTTTCTAAAAAATTTAAGCCATAAAATGCTTTCAGCTATGAAGAGTCATCAACTAATTGGTAAAAGATATTGCTGTGCTCATTTTATGTTAAAACTAAGCCATgacaatcaaaaaattttattatactaacCTCCGGGTCACACTCTTGTACGTGTTTTATGAATGCTTTGggatatttacgttgtatttGACATTTTTTGCAAGTGAAAGTTTTACACTGTTCCCGTATCTCGAACAAATGATTTTTCACCACATCCTCATCATTCAAATTCTGtaaatacaaaattgtttacgaaaatctttctattttatttcatcaatgAATATTATGTTGAGATCAACTCACAATAGGATTAGTTCCATCTTTCCATGCTAGATAATAGTGAGTATTTGCAATGTGATCAATCCATGACGATGACGAAACGACTTCTAGACAAACACCACATTTAACATTACTGTCGTCTTCTTTTTCATTTACCGAAACAATTTCGGTTGCATCGTTTCTCTCGCTTTTCGGAACCAACCATTCGTTTGAAGCATTCGTGGAATCGATGCTAGATTTTTCTATTCTACACGGAGTTTTATCTATAAATGAAACTGAAGCATTATTTTTATTCCGAATTTCACTATTGGTTGTCGCGTCCTTACTATTATTACAAGAATTGTTAATTATACCGCCAGACTTCTGTTTCCTTTTGCTATTGGAAACACTTCTACGTTCAGTAATTGGTATTTTTTCATTGCTATCATTTTGTAGACGACCAACCCTAGCAGATGTTTTACTATTTGTAGGCTCAATAATTACTTCTAATTCTTTCCCGGTAGACATTGATCCGGAATTCCTTCGATGTTTTTTGCTGAAGCTATTATCCTTGGAGTTATTACGAACTTTGTTTACATCATTGTCGTCGTCAGCAGCAGCTACGGATATACGTTTTCTACCTCTTTTCTTTTGGATGGGTGAAACAGCATCCAGTTGAAATTGTGGTACATTGTTTGTTGAATCATTTTTTTCAAGTGATTTATTCATTTCATCTGACGGCGGAGTTGATTCTGCatcgttttgtttattttcagataTAAGACAATTCATATCAGAACCTGAATCTCTCATTCTTCTATTTCTTTTAGAGGGCGGAGAGAGAGCGTCATTTGTTATAGTTTTCACGGATTTATCTAACTTTTTGTTAGAATCGTGGGTTTTATTACTTGTCGTCGCTGAAGTGTGTGGTTCTGGATTTTTGCTTGGGTTTTTAGAACATAAGATTCCGCTGCTTTCAGCTTTTTgcctttttacatttttaagctGTCTATCACTTTTGGTGTCCTTCAATTTCGATTTCATACTATTCTGTTTCGGGGTAGATGTAAATATAGAATTTTTATCAGAGCTATTTTGAATCAAACTTTCATTTTTAGATTTTGTTTGTTCAATTGAATGTAGGCTTTCATCAACCACTTTTTCGGCAGCTTCATGTTctctcataatatttattttaactgcAGGATCATTACCGATTATCTAAAAACAAGCATTAGTTTTGAAACTTTATCATGAGCAAAATGAATTCGATTAAATTActgtttaataataacaaaatttaatttcgatAAGAATAACTTACAATATCATGGCGACACATTTTTTGATGTGCCAAGTAATATTTTAAGAATTTGTAATGAACACCACATTTAGAACAATAAAGCCCCCCAAAATGTTTACAAATTTTCTTTAGGTGAGTATTTATCGCATCTTCGTTATCCAAATCCTGTAATgtgaatatatgtacatatatatgctcgtttaaaaaaatgttattaatattgCTTTTTATTGCTGACGGACGATCTTTCACTAAAAGGGTACTTCTATCCTAGTAAGTAGTCCTTTGCGAATGTTGGATGTTGCTATGTATGTAAGCGCGAATCGGTTACAAATATTAAGTCAAgctcatttattttattcggTGATACAGACCGCATCGCAACAATATAGCAAACTTCTCAGaagaaattattgaattaagATAGTTGTTCGAAACATAGCAACCCTATTTTCCTCACCGCGGCGGAAGCGGGGGAGAGGCGTGGAGTGACAATATAAAACGACGTGCATCGACGAAAAAGACACAATCATTGTCGGTCCCGTAAAATTGTATTAGTTTTGATCCAATTAATAAACCAGctttaaatacagtccacttttATTCGAATAAGCCTTGCACCCAACATCTCATTGCAACGGCGCCAACATAGCAATTAATTATCTTACAAACACGACGACTATAATTTAgaaaacatgtattttttttccttataaTATAGAATTATTTTTCGGATCTAAAGATTCATTTATATTATCCAAAAGCTAACGTTATCTCTACTTGGAAAATTGtgcaatgaataaataatgtaatcatACTAAGGGTACGTTTATTAAAAAAGCGTAATGTAATAACACCTCTTACCAATGGCTCTTCACTATCTTTCCAAGCTTTATAACTGTGACTAATGGCTATATGATCTATCCACTTGGACATTTCCACACTCAAACCACAAACTCCACATTTGGTCATTAAAGCAGAACTCTCACTAAAATCGGTAACCTTGAAATTGACACATTCTTTTATGTGAACAATGAATTTTTTCAATCTTTTAAATTTTTCGGCACCACAAAATGTACATGTCAAATGCCCAACATCTTTCAATCTCTTTTTCAGTTTATTCAGCAGATTCTCATCATCCAAAttctgaaaataatattatttaatgtagtgGAAAAAACAGTAACTTTGAACAggtcacattttttatttatttcatcgtATTTAGTAAGTACACCACCATTGGTATATTTGCATACACATTTTTGTCGTGATACAATCCTGTAGCAACTAGCAATTTCTTTGTTACTCTCCCAACCAGGTTCATGAACTAGTTCCAAACGAATAATCGCATTATAAAATTAATCCAGCAAATTGTTGTGAATTTTGTGTTTCAGTAGTGAAGAATACGTTATAACAATTGTAGAAGGCATATTGTCAACTtgcacaacccactgagtttctcgccggatcttctcagtgggtcgtgatttcgATCCGATAGTCGATTCAACGAAACACTGCTTTTGCAAAGGCAGATGTTCGCAGTCTCTAAAGTCGGGTTCGCCTACACATTCGATGAAGCTAGCATAACCCCTAGAGATTACTAGAAACAGGTAAGAACTTGCACAGGTAAATACCATCAAAATGCTTTTTAATGAGATAGccattatacaattgagacttcgatatcATATTCGCTCAGTTCGCATTGTGTTGTCTATAGGCCCTGGTGACCGTTCACCGGGAGGCCCATGGGCTCGATCACCTATCTTGTGCAATAACAAAAAGCTGTTACTCTAGGGAAACTAATAGCTCTAGGTGAGAAACTACATTCTTATGACAACGACCCATAGTCTCTagttaaaatatacaaatataccgAATATTTACTCAAGTCAAACTCACAAGTATACTACCGGGTCTCCAAGCCATATAGCAATGTTGTTCAGAAATATGACTTTCCCATCGTTCCtccgttattattttattacaaacacaACATTTATTCTTCATTTCTCCATCTCCAATCTTAATATTCTGCTGAAAAAAAAGACGAAATTAGtgctaaaataaataacactaaGTGTTTATACGTATTGAAACTATGCTTACCAACGGAACTTCAATAATTAGATCTTGTAAATCTTGAAGGGTCCCATCATCAAAATCTTGCATAATACTACTCATTTCAGCATGTGGTTTTAAGTTTTTACAGAGGGCTATTTGATCACTTTCTTGGAGAATAAACACTTCACTATCGTCATTACAATCATCCTTGCTCCAGTCACAGTGATACCAACAGAAGTTCAAGTTCAACTCACCATTTCCATTTTCTATTTCTTCCAATAAATCATTCTGTTCTTTATTGCTTGTATTTTCATCATTGTATATTTCAAATATAGTTGATACATCACTATCGCTAGCAATTTGTTTCCAAAAATGTATATGTTCATAGAAGCTACTATTATCATAGTATTCCAACCTACCAAAATCATAGCAAACACAAAATTCACGAGACCTAATAATAGAAGGTTTTAAGTTTACAGGCTTAATTGATTCTTCGATAGTGAAAAGATCCACATTATTATCATTGTTATCAAATTGgcaatctagctgtagtagagaCTCGGGTTTTTTGCATGTCTGTATTTTTCGGCTTCGATTAAAATAAGTTTTCATTTCTATTGGATTTGTCCTATCGGACTTAGTTAAATTTGCTCCGCCGGGTTTTTCCACTCCCTGAATACACAATTTTGTCTTTGATTCACTATGTTCATTAATAGGAATTTTGTTAGTGATAACTTTAttgtcattttcatttttattatctttataataaTTTGGATTTAGTTCTTTACAAATCTGTACATTAAGATCTGCAATATCTTTAATTTCTTGTTTATCAACTGATGTCTTAGGTATTTCGTGGTCGTGTTTATTTTTGTcggttttaattgtgttttcttGGTTCATATCTTTCAAAACTTCTCCTGTATTCACTACAATATCACAcacagatttatttattttgctagAACCTTCAGCTTCGCCAATGTTATGACTATTCTgcaattgttgaaatttttcaCTTTCATTGCTCCTTGTATCTAGGAAAAGAGAGTTAGGTGTAGTTGCTCTttctgatattattatattttcatttgctTTATCTATACCACATGATATTCCGTTAATTAAGGAATTTCTCTTTTTGTTGTAATCATCTTTATTGAGTTCtatttcattttgaataaattcgcATTTCCTATTTTTCGTTGAAGATGTTTGAAAGGATTTGTTGTCCTGATCTTTGTCGTCATGACTTATACTGGAACTAGAAGTGGTACATCTTTCACGGTTTGAAATAGGCGCTTCTTGGGTAGATGGTTTTTTATCTGATTTTGCACATATTATGGAATTTATTGCTACAGGAGTTAACTTACTTCCAATTGATATCGAGAATGGTTTTGTGTTATTCAAATGTGAGCTACTAATAATTTCTTCAGAGataatgttgattttattagaATCTTTTTTCATGTTAACTTTATTTGCAACACTAAGTGTATCATCCTCTATTTCTTTTTCCACAACAGAATCAACTTTACTACAATTTCCGTTTTTTGTAATAAGATTATGGGTGagactttttaaaccttctttgttAATAGTTGCGTTGAATGAATTCAAATATTCGTTATTAGAATTGTGTTCTACTTTCAAATCTCCTTCCTTATTTTCTTTGTCTACATTCAAGCACACAGTTTCCATGGGTAGATTTATCACATTACTATGTAAAATTTTACTTCGATCATCAACTTCTAAATAGTCACACGTATTTATGCCTCTATCTATAAGCAACGTACTACGAACCTCAGAATTTTCATTTGACGTTTCAGTATCTACAGCGTAATCAGCAACTTCAATTTCACCAGGAATTCTTGAAATAGTTGATACAAATGTGGGACTCAAAAAAATTGATTTCTTCATTAATCTTGCAGTTTCTAAAATTGTATCATCCATATTCCCATTCATTATATTCGGTTCTGttatttcttcttcataatgcatTTCTAATAAACGATAAACATGATTTAATGAtgaagatttaataataatatatacctagttTGTTGTTTTTTCCGAAATGTTAAGAATcgttttagtaatataaaaatttatagcaTTTACCTGCTTGAGCCACAGAATTATCTTCTCGTAAAACATTTGTATCCGAAAATTCCGAATCGTTAcgcatttctaaaaaaaaatatcaggttAGATTTGCGGTATGTTTATTGCAGGTATGTTTGCGGATGCTCACGTGGATGACTTTTCATCAATCATCCGCAAACGGACAGCCTCATTTATCGGTAGGGTTCGTGCGAGTACTAACAATATCCTGATGCTTATAGGTAATAATAAACCAGAATGTGCTGTTTTGAGACGCTGGGTTCATATACATACCTATGTACCTGGTGCCTCAAAGCAACGCAGAT contains the following coding sequences:
- the LOC101743413 gene encoding uncharacterized protein LOC101743413 isoform X2 is translated as MDLKDMKNHKQDKKSLKLKAKNGKAEVFVLSPNILEKLGIHLKSDDPASQTNVQQEHTTITNEEMRNDSEFSDTNVLREDNSVAQAEMHYEEEITEPNIMNGNMDDTILETARLMKKSIFLSPTFVSTISRIPGEIEVADYAVDTETSNENSEVRSTLLIDRGINTCDYLEVDDRSKILHSNVINLPMETVCLNVDKENKEGDLKVEHNSNNEYLNSFNATINKEGLKSLTHNLITKNGNCSKVDSVVEKEIEDDTLSVANKVNMKKDSNKINIISEEIISSSHLNNTKPFSISIGSKLTPVAINSIICAKSDKKPSTQEAPISNRERCTTSSSSISHDDKDQDNKSFQTSSTKNRKCEFIQNEIELNKDDYNKKRNSLINGISCGIDKANENIIISERATTPNSLFLDTRSNESEKFQQLQNSHNIGEAEGSSKINKSVCDIVVNTGEVLKDMNQENTIKTDKNKHDHEIPKTSVDKQEIKDIADLNVQICKELNPNYYKDNKNENDNKVITNKIPINEHSESKTKLCIQGVEKPGGANLTKSDRTNPIEMKTYFNRSRKIQTCKKPESLLQLDCQFDNNDNNVDLFTIEESIKPVNLKPSIIRSREFCVCYDFGRLEYYDNSSFYEHIHFWKQIASDSDVSTIFEIYNDENTSNKEQNDLLEEIENGNGELNLNFCWYHCDWSKDDCNDDSEVFILQESDQIALCKNLKPHAEMSSIMQDFDDGTLQDLQDLIIEVPLNIKIGDGEMKNKCCVCNKIITEERWESHISEQHCYMAWRPGSILNLDDENLLNKLKKRLKDVGHLTCTFCGAEKFKRLKKFIVHIKECVNFKVTDFSESSALMTKCGVCGLSVEMSKWIDHIAISHSYKAWKDSEEPLDLDNEDAINTHLKKICKHFGGLYCSKCGVHYKFLKYYLAHQKMCRHDIIIGNDPAVKINIMREHEAAEKVVDESLHSIEQTKSKNESLIQNSSDKNSIFTSTPKQNSMKSKLKDTKSDRQLKNVKRQKAESSGILCSKNPSKNPEPHTSATTSNKTHDSNKKLDKSVKTITNDALSPPSKRNRRMRDSGSDMNCLISENKQNDAESTPPSDEMNKSLEKNDSTNNVPQFQLDAVSPIQKKRGRKRISVAAADDDNDVNKVRNNSKDNSFSKKHRRNSGSMSTGKELEVIIEPTNSKTSARVGRLQNDSNEKIPITERRSVSNSKRKQKSGGIINNSCNNSKDATTNSEIRNKNNASVSFIDKTPCRIEKSSIDSTNASNEWLVPKSERNDATEIVSVNEKEDDSNVKCGVCLEVVSSSSWIDHIANTHYYLAWKDGTNPINLNDEDVVKNHLFEIREQCKTFTCKKCQIQRKYPKAFIKHVQECDPEKFASIAASLGMNASEVSLDLSDSTLESKNNAKLTGTLNCGVCFKEVEAKKWIFHIFKYHDYLAWVEGETPLDIKNEEEVQQFLYKINRECGGLTCSKCGLVRKYVKSYQQHFETCSGSNLFLENVDGDSVVQCAICSKEVMYAHWKSHAMSEHYNIAWIEGSVPLDLNNFYAVESRLKAYSKIHKLVCKNCGTSRTSCYGFYAHILTCGKSEEETERFKEVCEVCQNKYLCVYKSQHMAAHREKEYAIQRKLKLVEEKKKKKECEQVPQDRRRAAKKALDVIENYNSKNEDGENVCGKCGAHTEQGTEHVCCKTEEISSDSDVSVKMENVSDDDDESDYTEIDSSVSDVEEEQLKELKKKKPEIVSSITAVSKATRIPYQVSDIPTYLQSSYLDFCQTHLTGETLFPEWEKFDYVPLDQDGINKYLPKIETSCEVKFLDNTSWKTFKRFESWKREKHRIIFVGGSIHCIAWVPPHVEDKTGEEGMYLAVACHAAGDSPRYNYDVTREHAGLLQIWDFGNIQTSLPKFVFGLAHDFGVVWAMDWCPSGARDLMVDGAVDKICKLGLLAAACSNGSAYIFPVPYPSTLPDIESIIYKVIPVAELRLEMNVNRKKYQATSISWSPQKGHSMIIVGYSDGTTAQYDIKTESPLLRSTENEVTIIYPYHDDRIHKTAVTGVGVFPGGDGGTSATCSGSTTGAHVEFGVGATAGRTGSLYTAFCCTNISFSPLWPSTIMAAESTMGVSQMVNELEWGAGGRRLGVMRAGAACALCGRLAHAAPPLVRVLRTHPAYTDVKKLIVASIEMIPINGRRKIQTDELCMKVEPLDYDEAVKEYGLHIKKIHRKDKVAMAKASMLSTTPCPERFPLADITCLAFCPTIRHHDKLAVGLHSGILLLFTL